The Microcebus murinus isolate Inina chromosome 4, M.murinus_Inina_mat1.0, whole genome shotgun sequence genome has a segment encoding these proteins:
- the C4H19orf44 gene encoding uncharacterized protein C19orf44 homolog isoform X1, with translation MALGRKASRPAQDIFGDFSDISLDYSRMEDIRNLKIGRSLTKIAPGHSRFLKRNQSLGENHFLLNENTVLGSGPMLALGRPPTTASKVRVDAALTRLARIESKILNRAARAGLSDTDSDPKTAEASLPKTVDETPPRRTADLSSQDTGKISQKQAHELPAAAESNAQNPKTSRFLKKKEPPIQNIAPEAPATKERPFQTPRLKEPARKFDSPDSDEEEMKALLGSLMESSRAEKTATNQGLTSTKVSEKEQIKLFSIPTQPRVLPRPDAELSSSQPSRTSRLPTSAEGTLCSARPRSHSAETHVSSDTASPTPSVAVTGAFSQSVSSMMGHVKLASSPERSEAGPWDGSVSEAADDSLNEYRINILSLDDLAPAVSENSAEEQEKQSAQRGKPPCRSPRAVASAGQGAPRRAWARGSADGDEGLPSESAFSEHLSASSASAARRDGAASVRLSSAVPAGSAANSAYSADFENPPSPTASEPTARSKESLDRTLDSLSEYSSSLKTDLVPRTPKSGKKWGTGVTRVLVKETAVQTLDPAFAYQWTQAASVATIGPALGGAYVDPIPIANHVISADAIEALTAYSPAVLALNDMLKQQLSLTQQFIEASRHLHVSLLQSLDHDSFHYHTLEETKEYIRRHRPAPLTMEDALKAVEAEP, from the exons ATGGCTTTAGGAAGAAAAGCCAGCCGTCCGGCCCAGGATATATTTGGCGATTTCAGTGATATTTCCTTAGACTATTCAAGGATGGAAGACATCAGAAACTTGAAAATTGGTAGAAGTCTTACCAAAATAGCACCCGGCCATAGTAGATttctaaaaagaaaccaaagtctGGGTGAAAACCACTTCCTCCTGAACGAGAACACCGTCTTGGGGAGTGGGCCCATGCTCGCTTTGGGGAGACCCCCTACCACGGCGTCGAAGGTCAGAGTGGACGCTGCGCTCACCAGGCTGGCCCGGATAGAAAGCAAAATCCTGAATCGGGCGGCGCGGGCTGGTTTGTCTGACACGGACTCTGACCCGAAGACCGCGGAGGCCAGTCTTCCAAAGACGGTGGACGAAACACCCCCAAGGAGGACGGCTGACCTTTCTTCCCAGGATACAGGCAAAATCTCCCAGAAACAAGCCCATGAACTTCCTGCCGCCGCCGAGAGCAATGCCCAGAACCCGAAGACCAGTAggtttctaaagaagaaagaaccCCCCATTCAAAACATAGCCCCTGAAGCACCTGCTACGAAAGAGAGGCCTTTTCAAACACCCAGACTCAAAGAACCTGCTAGAAAATTTGATTCTCCAGACAGTgatgaagaggaaatgaaagcatTGCTGGGAAGCTTGATGGAATCTTCTAGAGCTGAGAAAACAGCTACGAATCAAGGCTTGACCAGCACTAAAGTGAGTgagaaagaacaaatcaaactATTCTCG ATCCCGACACAACCAAGAGTCCTCCCTCGCCCTGACGCGGAACTTTCCAGCTCACAGCCTTCTCGGACGTCACGCCTGCCAACCTCAGCAGAGGGGACCCTTTGCAGCGCCCGCCCAAGATCTCACTCCGCAGAGACCCACGTTTCCAGTGACACGGCCTCCCCCACGCCGTCAGTTGCTGTCACTGGTGCCTTCTCACAATCAGTGTCTTCGATGATGGGGCACGTTAAGCTCGCGTCCTCCCCCGAAAGGAGCGAGGCCGGGCCTTGGGACGGGTCCGTCTCAGAAGCTGCTGATGACAGCCTGAACG agtatagaataaatattttatccctCGACGATCTGGCTCCAGCTGTCAGTGAGAACTCAGCCGAGGAACAGGAA AAACAAAGTGCCCAGAGGGGAAAGCCCCCCTGCAGAAGCCCCAGAGCCGTGGCCTCTGCCGGGCAGGGCGCCCCAAGACGCGCCTGGGCGCGGGGCTCGGCGGACGGGGACGAGGGCCTCCCCAGCGAGAGCGCCTTCTCGGAGCATCTCAGTGCCAGCTCGGCCTCCGCTGCCCGGCGGGACGGCGCTGCCAGCGTGCGGTTGTCGTCTGCCGTGCCCGCGGGGAGCGCCGCGAACTCCGCTTACTCTGCCGATTTTGAAAACCCTCCAAGTCCGACGGCATCCGAGCCAACAGCCCGTTCCAAGGAGTCTCTTGACAGGACACTGGACTCTTTGTCCGAGTACTCTTCAAGTCTGAAGACGGACCTTGTCCCACGGACACCCAAGTCCGGGAAAAAGTGGGGCACGGGTGTGACAAGAGTCCTCGTGAAGGAGACAGCGGTGCAGACTCTGGACCCCGCCTTCGCCTACCAGTGGACCCAGG CAGCCAGCGTGGCGACGATCGGGCCTGCCCTGGGAGGCGCCTACGTGGACCCGATACCCATTGCCAATCACGTCATCAGCGCGGACGCAATAGAAG CCCTGACAGCCTACAGCCCGGCAGTGCTGGCCCTAAACGACATGCTGAAGCAGCAGCTGAGCCTGACGCAGCAGTTCATCGAGGCCAGCCGTCACCTGCACGTCTCACTCCTGCAGTCCCTGGACCACGACTCCTTTCACTACCACACCTTGGAGGAAACCAAAGAG TACATCAGGCGCCACAGGCCCGCTCCGCTGACCATGGAGGACGCCCTGAAGGCGGTGGAGGCAGAGCCGTGA
- the C4H19orf44 gene encoding uncharacterized protein C19orf44 homolog isoform X2 → MALGRKASRPAQDIFGDFSDISLDYSRMEDIRNLKIGRSLTKIAPGHSRFLKRNQSLGENHFLLNENTVLGSGPMLALGRPPTTASKVRVDAALTRLARIESKILNRAARAGLSDTDSDPKTAEASLPKTVDETPPRRTADLSSQDTGKISQKQAHELPAAAESNAQNPKTSRFLKKKEPPIQNIAPEAPATKERPFQTPRLKEPARKFDSPDSDEEEMKALLGSLMESSRAEKTATNQGLTSTKIPTQPRVLPRPDAELSSSQPSRTSRLPTSAEGTLCSARPRSHSAETHVSSDTASPTPSVAVTGAFSQSVSSMMGHVKLASSPERSEAGPWDGSVSEAADDSLNEYRINILSLDDLAPAVSENSAEEQEKQSAQRGKPPCRSPRAVASAGQGAPRRAWARGSADGDEGLPSESAFSEHLSASSASAARRDGAASVRLSSAVPAGSAANSAYSADFENPPSPTASEPTARSKESLDRTLDSLSEYSSSLKTDLVPRTPKSGKKWGTGVTRVLVKETAVQTLDPAFAYQWTQAASVATIGPALGGAYVDPIPIANHVISADAIEALTAYSPAVLALNDMLKQQLSLTQQFIEASRHLHVSLLQSLDHDSFHYHTLEETKEYIRRHRPAPLTMEDALKAVEAEP, encoded by the exons ATGGCTTTAGGAAGAAAAGCCAGCCGTCCGGCCCAGGATATATTTGGCGATTTCAGTGATATTTCCTTAGACTATTCAAGGATGGAAGACATCAGAAACTTGAAAATTGGTAGAAGTCTTACCAAAATAGCACCCGGCCATAGTAGATttctaaaaagaaaccaaagtctGGGTGAAAACCACTTCCTCCTGAACGAGAACACCGTCTTGGGGAGTGGGCCCATGCTCGCTTTGGGGAGACCCCCTACCACGGCGTCGAAGGTCAGAGTGGACGCTGCGCTCACCAGGCTGGCCCGGATAGAAAGCAAAATCCTGAATCGGGCGGCGCGGGCTGGTTTGTCTGACACGGACTCTGACCCGAAGACCGCGGAGGCCAGTCTTCCAAAGACGGTGGACGAAACACCCCCAAGGAGGACGGCTGACCTTTCTTCCCAGGATACAGGCAAAATCTCCCAGAAACAAGCCCATGAACTTCCTGCCGCCGCCGAGAGCAATGCCCAGAACCCGAAGACCAGTAggtttctaaagaagaaagaaccCCCCATTCAAAACATAGCCCCTGAAGCACCTGCTACGAAAGAGAGGCCTTTTCAAACACCCAGACTCAAAGAACCTGCTAGAAAATTTGATTCTCCAGACAGTgatgaagaggaaatgaaagcatTGCTGGGAAGCTTGATGGAATCTTCTAGAGCTGAGAAAACAGCTACGAATCAAGGCTTGACCAGCACTAAA ATCCCGACACAACCAAGAGTCCTCCCTCGCCCTGACGCGGAACTTTCCAGCTCACAGCCTTCTCGGACGTCACGCCTGCCAACCTCAGCAGAGGGGACCCTTTGCAGCGCCCGCCCAAGATCTCACTCCGCAGAGACCCACGTTTCCAGTGACACGGCCTCCCCCACGCCGTCAGTTGCTGTCACTGGTGCCTTCTCACAATCAGTGTCTTCGATGATGGGGCACGTTAAGCTCGCGTCCTCCCCCGAAAGGAGCGAGGCCGGGCCTTGGGACGGGTCCGTCTCAGAAGCTGCTGATGACAGCCTGAACG agtatagaataaatattttatccctCGACGATCTGGCTCCAGCTGTCAGTGAGAACTCAGCCGAGGAACAGGAA AAACAAAGTGCCCAGAGGGGAAAGCCCCCCTGCAGAAGCCCCAGAGCCGTGGCCTCTGCCGGGCAGGGCGCCCCAAGACGCGCCTGGGCGCGGGGCTCGGCGGACGGGGACGAGGGCCTCCCCAGCGAGAGCGCCTTCTCGGAGCATCTCAGTGCCAGCTCGGCCTCCGCTGCCCGGCGGGACGGCGCTGCCAGCGTGCGGTTGTCGTCTGCCGTGCCCGCGGGGAGCGCCGCGAACTCCGCTTACTCTGCCGATTTTGAAAACCCTCCAAGTCCGACGGCATCCGAGCCAACAGCCCGTTCCAAGGAGTCTCTTGACAGGACACTGGACTCTTTGTCCGAGTACTCTTCAAGTCTGAAGACGGACCTTGTCCCACGGACACCCAAGTCCGGGAAAAAGTGGGGCACGGGTGTGACAAGAGTCCTCGTGAAGGAGACAGCGGTGCAGACTCTGGACCCCGCCTTCGCCTACCAGTGGACCCAGG CAGCCAGCGTGGCGACGATCGGGCCTGCCCTGGGAGGCGCCTACGTGGACCCGATACCCATTGCCAATCACGTCATCAGCGCGGACGCAATAGAAG CCCTGACAGCCTACAGCCCGGCAGTGCTGGCCCTAAACGACATGCTGAAGCAGCAGCTGAGCCTGACGCAGCAGTTCATCGAGGCCAGCCGTCACCTGCACGTCTCACTCCTGCAGTCCCTGGACCACGACTCCTTTCACTACCACACCTTGGAGGAAACCAAAGAG TACATCAGGCGCCACAGGCCCGCTCCGCTGACCATGGAGGACGCCCTGAAGGCGGTGGAGGCAGAGCCGTGA